One part of the Candidatus Kryptoniota bacterium genome encodes these proteins:
- a CDS encoding tetrathionate reductase family octaheme c-type cytochrome yields the protein MKKIFLPLFVILVFAGIIVTALHKNSTDVPPLTVLKDRYSLKVSPSVDHSLYQELRKKFRRPQEVTAACIKCHNGRADEVMRSTHWNWERIEYIEGKGIRALGKKNVLNNFCIGISGNQQSCDRCHIGYGYADNTFNFKDSLNVDCLACHDNSGTYSKGISAAGMPDTSVNLTYVAEHVGKPTRTNCGTCHFFGGGGNNVKHGDLEESMFDPDRDVDVHMATDGVDMQCVDCHTAQKHQMLGKMYSVSSMNRNRVQCETCHTSMPHTDDVLNEHTLKVACQTCHIPVFAKVNPTKLYWDWSTAGKLENGQPFELKDSSGTDIYMSIKGSFKWGKMVKPDYVWFNGTASHYLLGDTFDPSKPVEINKLYGSYDDPDSKIYPVKIHRSNQIYDTGFDYLIQPKTFSAKKGDGGYWGDFNWQRAAEEGMKQVNLPYSGRYGFVQTEMYWPVNHMVSPKEQAVQCSECHTRDNGRLANLSGFYIPGRDYNPWVEGLGGGLLVLTLAGVFIHGAGRIVASRKRKGAK from the coding sequence ATGAAGAAAATCTTTCTCCCTCTATTCGTAATCCTGGTCTTCGCTGGAATAATCGTGACGGCGCTTCACAAGAACAGTACCGATGTGCCGCCTTTGACTGTCTTGAAGGATAGGTACAGTCTTAAGGTTTCGCCGTCTGTCGACCATTCGTTGTACCAGGAACTAAGAAAAAAATTTCGCCGCCCTCAGGAAGTCACGGCGGCGTGCATCAAATGTCATAACGGTCGCGCGGATGAAGTGATGCGATCCACGCACTGGAATTGGGAGCGCATCGAGTATATCGAAGGCAAAGGTATACGTGCGCTCGGCAAAAAAAATGTCCTGAATAATTTCTGCATCGGAATATCGGGGAATCAGCAAAGCTGCGACAGATGCCACATCGGCTACGGTTACGCGGACAACACATTCAACTTCAAGGATTCTCTTAACGTGGATTGCCTTGCATGCCACGACAACAGTGGGACATACTCGAAGGGAATCAGCGCGGCAGGTATGCCGGACACCTCCGTAAATCTGACTTACGTCGCGGAACACGTGGGAAAACCGACGCGGACAAATTGCGGTACTTGCCATTTCTTCGGCGGCGGCGGAAACAATGTGAAGCATGGTGATCTGGAAGAAAGTATGTTCGATCCGGATCGCGACGTCGACGTTCATATGGCAACGGACGGCGTCGACATGCAATGCGTCGATTGTCATACCGCCCAAAAGCATCAGATGCTCGGCAAAATGTACTCGGTCTCTTCGATGAACAGAAACAGGGTGCAGTGCGAAACCTGTCATACATCGATGCCTCACACCGACGATGTATTGAACGAGCACACTCTAAAAGTCGCGTGCCAGACGTGTCACATCCCAGTGTTCGCAAAGGTCAATCCTACGAAGCTTTACTGGGACTGGTCGACGGCAGGCAAGCTCGAAAACGGTCAACCGTTCGAATTGAAAGATTCTTCCGGCACAGACATCTATATGTCGATCAAAGGCTCGTTCAAATGGGGAAAGATGGTAAAGCCCGACTACGTATGGTTCAACGGAACGGCATCGCATTATCTTCTCGGCGACACTTTCGACCCTTCGAAACCGGTGGAGATAAACAAGCTTTACGGAAGTTATGATGATCCTGATTCGAAGATTTATCCCGTAAAGATTCACAGGTCAAATCAGATTTATGATACGGGATTCGATTACCTCATTCAACCGAAGACCTTCTCCGCAAAGAAGGGTGACGGCGGATACTGGGGCGATTTCAACTGGCAGCGCGCCGCGGAGGAAGGGATGAAGCAGGTCAATCTTCCGTACAGCGGTCGCTATGGTTTTGTCCAGACTGAAATGTACTGGCCTGTGAACCACATGGTTTCCCCGAAAGAGCAGGCGGTACAATGCTCCGAGTGCCATACGCGTGACAATGGGAGACTCGCTAACCTCAGCGGCTTCTACATCCCCGGCAGGGATTACAATCCTTGGGTTGAAGGACTTGGCGGCGGCCTCCTTGTTCTCACTCTCGCGGGAGTCTTTATCCATGGCGCGGGCAGAATAGTCGCGAGCCGCAAACGGAAAGGAGCAAAGTGA
- a CDS encoding cytochrome b/b6 domain-containing protein, with product MKREIIYKKFERFWHWTQAALIIFLGVTGFEIHGSIHFFGYDQAVRYHDVAAWSLVILIAFAIFWHFTTGEWRQYLPTWKNMRAQAEYYIFGIFRNAPHPTKKTVLSKLNPLQKLIYAGLKVLVIPVMVLTGLLYMFYRYPQKYEVLSLNISGLRTIAILHTIGAFLLVAFFIAHLYLITTGQTVTSNLKAMITGYEDIPAADEQETHSAKSMASNVGEVTR from the coding sequence ATGAAGAGAGAAATCATTTATAAGAAGTTCGAGCGGTTCTGGCATTGGACTCAGGCGGCGCTGATAATTTTTCTCGGAGTTACCGGATTTGAAATACACGGATCGATACATTTCTTCGGCTACGACCAGGCTGTCAGGTATCACGACGTAGCGGCCTGGAGTCTGGTAATCCTGATCGCGTTCGCGATCTTCTGGCACTTCACCACGGGAGAATGGAGACAATATCTTCCAACATGGAAGAACATGAGGGCACAGGCGGAGTACTACATTTTCGGAATCTTCCGGAACGCGCCTCATCCGACGAAAAAAACGGTCCTTAGCAAACTCAATCCCCTGCAGAAACTCATCTACGCCGGATTGAAGGTCCTGGTAATCCCCGTTATGGTTCTCACGGGATTGCTTTATATGTTCTACCGTTATCCTCAAAAGTATGAAGTTCTGAGCCTGAACATCAGTGGGCTTCGGACAATCGCTATCCTTCACACAATCGGCGCGTTCCTGCTCGTCGCATTCTTCATTGCTCACCTGTACCTGATCACTACCGGTCAGACTGTAACGTCGAACCTCAAAGCAATGATCACCGGTTATGAGGATATCCCTGCAGCGGACGAGCAGGAAACGCATTCTGCAAAATCGATGGCTTCAAATGTTGGCGAGGTGACAAGATGA
- a CDS encoding YeeE/YedE thiosulfate transporter family protein, with protein sequence MNTKYMNPYLAGFFLGLVLLATIFVTGRGLGASGAIKDIVVAASDAVAPHHTESNSFFGTYVGPGKDNPLKSWLVFEVVGVVIGGFISGLISNRLKFVTESGPKVRAGIRWVFAAIGGALFGFGAQFARGCTSGAALSGMAVLSTAGFVTMMAIFGTGYAVAYLGRKLWIQKG encoded by the coding sequence ATGAACACAAAATATATGAATCCGTATTTGGCCGGTTTCTTTCTCGGCCTCGTGCTTCTTGCGACAATTTTCGTAACGGGACGCGGACTGGGTGCAAGTGGGGCGATCAAAGATATAGTCGTCGCTGCATCAGATGCCGTGGCTCCACACCATACGGAGTCAAATTCTTTTTTCGGTACTTACGTCGGACCGGGCAAAGACAATCCATTAAAGTCGTGGCTCGTGTTTGAAGTGGTCGGAGTTGTAATCGGAGGCTTCATTTCAGGGCTAATTTCCAACAGGCTGAAATTCGTAACCGAATCCGGTCCGAAAGTCAGAGCCGGTATCAGATGGGTGTTTGCGGCGATCGGTGGCGCGTTGTTCGGCTTCGGCGCCCAGTTCGCACGAGGATGCACCAGTGGAGCCGCATTGAGCGGAATGGCAGTACTCTCAACGGCGGGATTCGTAACCATGATGGCAATATTCGGGACGGGATACGCGGTTGCGTACCTCGGACGAAAATTGTGGATACAGAAAGGATAA
- a CDS encoding YeeE/YedE thiosulfate transporter family protein: MGPFVPDLISDQLNLVVALILGLAFGFVLEQAGFSSSRRLAGVFYGYDFTVLRVFFTAAVTAMSGVLLLGYFGLLDTDAIYVNPTWLLPAIVGGAIMGVGFILGGYCPGTSVCAAAIGKIDGMFFVGGGLIGVFAFGELFPLYSNFFGSTSMGPVKVFDSLGISQGLFALILIVVAVGAFTVTTLIERRVDKKSAPSLQFKPVNHFAAGIVVIALGILFLSLPDRKVHLVDKVSAPAYVAGHSVNEMEVDELAFRIVDLEPNIRVIDVRSPGEYTKISLPGSNNIQLNDLFSKDWAASFSQRHVKKVIVGENDSQERTAYFLLGELGYENLAVLKGGFDAFDKIILNPSGFVPTGTRWDADVIHFRQNARAEILKMIESNKNKAPKEIKKRKIQGGC, encoded by the coding sequence ATGGGACCATTTGTGCCTGACCTGATTTCAGATCAGTTGAACCTCGTAGTCGCGCTCATTCTCGGATTAGCATTCGGCTTTGTCCTCGAACAGGCCGGATTTTCTTCGTCGCGCCGGCTCGCAGGCGTATTCTACGGGTACGACTTTACCGTGCTGCGTGTGTTTTTCACCGCTGCGGTAACCGCGATGAGCGGCGTTTTATTGTTGGGTTACTTCGGTTTGTTGGACACGGATGCGATCTATGTAAATCCAACCTGGCTCCTCCCCGCCATCGTCGGCGGCGCGATCATGGGCGTCGGATTCATACTCGGCGGCTATTGCCCGGGTACGAGCGTTTGCGCGGCAGCAATCGGGAAGATCGATGGGATGTTCTTCGTAGGCGGAGGACTCATCGGCGTGTTTGCGTTCGGCGAACTATTCCCGCTTTACAGTAACTTCTTCGGCTCCACATCGATGGGACCGGTAAAGGTGTTCGATTCACTTGGCATATCTCAGGGGCTTTTTGCTCTCATCCTTATCGTTGTCGCAGTGGGGGCATTCACGGTAACCACTCTGATTGAAAGACGCGTCGACAAGAAATCTGCGCCGTCTCTTCAATTCAAACCAGTGAATCATTTCGCGGCCGGCATCGTCGTGATTGCACTCGGGATCCTCTTCCTCTCTCTCCCCGATCGAAAGGTGCACCTTGTAGATAAAGTGTCTGCGCCGGCTTATGTCGCAGGTCATTCAGTAAATGAAATGGAAGTCGACGAACTCGCTTTTCGCATTGTGGACCTTGAACCGAACATCAGGGTCATCGACGTCCGTTCTCCCGGCGAGTACACAAAGATATCACTGCCGGGTTCAAACAACATCCAGCTCAACGACCTCTTCAGCAAGGACTGGGCTGCAAGTTTTTCGCAGCGGCACGTGAAGAAAGTAATCGTCGGCGAAAACGACTCTCAGGAGCGAACCGCATACTTCCTCCTCGGTGAGCTCGGCTACGAAAATCTGGCTGTACTGAAGGGCGGATTTGACGCGTTTGACAAGATTATTTTGAATCCGTCGGGCTTCGTGCCGACTGGAACGAGATGGGACGCGGATGTCATTCACTTCCGGCAGAATGCCCGGGCAGAAATCCTGAAGATGATCGAGAGCAATAAGAACAAAGCGCCCAAAGAAATCAAGAAGAGGAAGATTCAGGGCGGCTGTTGA
- a CDS encoding acetate uptake transporter, translating to MSETTHIEIKDASGNPAPLGLLAFGMTTVLLNLHNAGFFEMNSMILAMGIFYGGLAQVVAGIMEWKKNNTFGFVAFSSYGFFWLTLVTLIVLPKTGWIGATSGGGMTFYLAMWGIFTLLMFFGTLRLSRALQFVFATLTILFFLLAAAEGMGSQSIGTFAGYEGIICGASAIYTGIAQVINEIYGKTSLPLGVIKK from the coding sequence ATGAGCGAGACAACTCATATTGAAATAAAGGACGCATCTGGAAACCCGGCGCCTCTTGGGCTGCTTGCGTTCGGCATGACAACAGTGCTTCTCAATTTGCACAATGCCGGCTTCTTCGAGATGAATTCAATGATACTTGCGATGGGGATTTTTTACGGAGGACTTGCGCAGGTCGTCGCCGGGATCATGGAATGGAAGAAGAACAACACGTTCGGCTTTGTGGCGTTCTCTTCATACGGGTTTTTCTGGCTGACATTGGTGACTCTCATAGTGCTTCCGAAGACCGGCTGGATCGGCGCGACGTCCGGTGGTGGAATGACGTTTTATCTGGCGATGTGGGGAATATTCACTCTGCTTATGTTCTTTGGGACGCTCAGGCTATCGCGTGCGCTGCAATTTGTGTTCGCCACGCTGACGATTCTCTTCTTCCTGCTCGCGGCCGCTGAAGGAATGGGTAGTCAATCGATCGGCACGTTTGCCGGTTATGAAGGGATAATTTGCGGAGCTTCGGCAATCTACACCGGGATTGCGCAGGTGATCAATGAAATCTACGGCAAGACATCACTTCCGCTGGGTGTAATCAAAAAGTAA